One Herbaspirillum rubrisubalbicans genomic window carries:
- a CDS encoding ComF family protein: protein MQVNIKALHGRFNRGYALDKHSISSTPCGYNESGHMQWNTLRTQAGEALYQLKYRQQRKHVLPLALAVQTHILPLLPNFGLIIPMAASNPRKEQPVMEVARALGRLSGKPVFELLSKIAGRPTLKDLSLRSEKEDALAGSITLHRLIINKGRWNALLLDDLYDTGASLDAACDVLRSYEKIGEIFVATLTWR from the coding sequence ATGCAAGTCAACATCAAGGCGCTTCACGGCCGATTCAACCGAGGCTATGCCCTCGACAAACATTCGATCTCCAGCACGCCTTGTGGCTATAACGAATCCGGTCACATGCAGTGGAACACCCTGCGTACTCAGGCTGGTGAGGCGCTTTACCAGCTGAAGTACAGGCAGCAGCGCAAGCATGTCTTGCCGCTCGCACTGGCCGTGCAAACGCATATCCTCCCTTTGTTGCCCAACTTTGGATTGATCATCCCGATGGCCGCCTCCAACCCGCGCAAGGAGCAGCCGGTGATGGAAGTCGCCCGGGCGCTCGGGCGGCTGAGCGGCAAACCGGTATTTGAGTTACTGAGCAAGATTGCAGGCCGTCCCACCTTGAAAGACCTGTCATTGCGATCAGAAAAGGAGGATGCACTGGCAGGCTCGATTACCTTGCATCGGCTCATCATCAACAAAGGACGCTGGAACGCACTGCTGCTCGATGACCTCTACGACACCGGCGCCTCGCTGGACGCCGCGTGCGACGTGCTGCGCAGTTATGAGAAAATCGGAGAAATCTTTGTGGCGACGCTGACGTGGAGGTAA
- a CDS encoding D-amino acid aminotransferase, with translation MNDPIVYLNGEFTPLSEARVPVLDRGFIFGDGIYEVIPMYRRKAFRGQQHLARLFRSLASIGIPNPHDQAGWNALIDQVVQANGLEDQMIYLQVTRGVAKRAHAFPKEVVPTVLIMTNPMALPPASAIEQGVACVTMEDRRWLNCQIKSTSLLGNVLAAQFAAENQVTEAIQFRDGFLSEASSSNVWVVKDGKISAPPKDNLILEGIRYGLMEELCAEQGIVLESRRIPREEVLAADELIISSASKEVLPVVKLDGQPVGSGQPGPVFGKLYAAYQAAKARL, from the coding sequence ATGAATGATCCCATCGTCTACCTCAACGGCGAATTCACGCCCCTCTCCGAAGCCCGTGTACCGGTGCTGGATCGCGGCTTCATCTTTGGCGATGGCATCTACGAAGTGATCCCCATGTACCGCCGTAAGGCCTTCCGTGGCCAGCAGCACCTGGCGCGCCTGTTCCGCAGCCTGGCCAGCATCGGTATTCCGAATCCGCATGACCAGGCCGGCTGGAACGCCTTGATCGACCAGGTGGTCCAGGCCAATGGCCTGGAGGACCAGATGATCTACCTGCAGGTCACCCGTGGCGTGGCCAAGCGCGCCCATGCCTTCCCCAAGGAAGTGGTGCCGACCGTGCTCATCATGACCAACCCCATGGCACTGCCCCCGGCCTCGGCCATCGAACAGGGCGTGGCCTGCGTGACCATGGAAGACCGCCGCTGGCTGAACTGCCAGATCAAGTCCACCTCGCTGCTGGGCAATGTGCTGGCGGCCCAGTTCGCCGCAGAAAACCAGGTGACCGAGGCGATCCAGTTCCGCGATGGTTTCCTGTCGGAGGCATCCTCCTCCAACGTGTGGGTGGTCAAGGATGGCAAGATCTCGGCGCCGCCCAAGGACAACCTGATTTTGGAAGGCATCCGCTATGGCCTGATGGAAGAACTGTGCGCCGAGCAAGGCATCGTGCTCGAATCCCGCCGCATCCCGCGTGAAGAGGTGCTGGCCGCCGATGAGCTCATCATTTCCTCGGCCAGCAAGGAAGTGCTGCCGGTGGTCAAGCTCGACGGCCAACCGGTCGGCAGCGGTCAGCCGGGGCCGGTGTTTGGGAAGTTGTATGCGGCTTATCAGGCGGCCAAGGCGCGGCTGTAA
- the gcvA gene encoding transcriptional regulator GcvA: MADLRKLPNLASLRAFDAAARHGCFSRAAEEVHVTPGAISHQVRALEEDLGLQLFKRHGKRITITETGERFATTIRKALGEIAQAADHLRSLNRQQRLVISATPSFASRWLAPRLWKFIDAHPEIEVVLQSGSHLVDLRLDGVDIGIRFGRGQYSGVVTEKLSEDYYYPVAAPGYRGSRSRKLTRPADLAHCTLLRMDTRESWRPWLQLAGLDLPEPRGTLVVEDSSVTLRHAVEGKGVALSRHTIAWQEIASGTLVRLFDVAQLCEEAHYLVHLPEGLEKPGVAAFKAWITQEMQQFHTDSDWPGMVQKRPARKK, encoded by the coding sequence ATGGCCGACCTCCGAAAACTGCCCAATCTGGCGAGCCTGCGTGCCTTCGACGCGGCGGCCCGCCACGGTTGTTTCTCGCGCGCCGCCGAAGAAGTGCACGTCACCCCCGGTGCCATCAGCCACCAGGTGCGCGCACTGGAAGAAGATCTGGGTCTGCAGTTGTTCAAGCGCCATGGCAAGCGCATCACCATCACCGAGACCGGCGAACGCTTTGCCACCACCATCCGCAAGGCGCTGGGCGAGATCGCCCAGGCCGCCGACCACCTGCGCAGCCTGAACCGCCAGCAGCGCCTGGTGATCTCGGCCACGCCCTCCTTTGCCTCGCGCTGGCTGGCGCCGCGCCTGTGGAAGTTCATCGATGCCCATCCCGAGATCGAAGTGGTGCTGCAATCCGGTAGCCACCTGGTCGATCTGCGGTTGGACGGGGTGGATATAGGCATCCGCTTCGGTCGCGGCCAGTACAGTGGGGTGGTTACCGAAAAGCTGAGCGAGGACTACTACTATCCGGTGGCCGCGCCCGGCTATCGCGGCAGCCGCAGCAGAAAGCTCACGCGCCCCGCCGATCTGGCCCACTGCACCCTACTGCGCATGGATACGCGCGAATCCTGGCGCCCCTGGCTGCAGTTGGCCGGGCTGGACCTGCCCGAGCCACGCGGCACGCTGGTGGTGGAGGATTCGTCAGTGACGCTGCGTCATGCGGTGGAAGGCAAGGGCGTGGCCCTGTCGCGGCATACCATCGCCTGGCAGGAAATCGCCAGCGGCACGCTGGTACGGCTGTTCGACGTCGCCCAGCTATGCGAGGAAGCGCACTATCTGGTGCACCTGCCGGAGGGACTGGAAAAGCCGGGCGTGGCGGCCTTCAAGGCGTGGATCACGCAAGAGATGCAGCAATTCCACACCGATTCTGACTGGCCGGGCATGGTGCAGAAACGCCCAGCCCGCAAGAAGTGA
- a CDS encoding DUF2917 domain-containing protein has protein sequence MAISFTDQTTPCQLQEGQVQARQLRGGVRIRVTRGLVWLTISGCRDDIWITPARSFEYHGQGLATFEAVYGAAEFCVSPLVQRGCHAKAGETMRISKLLPHGLIRWF, from the coding sequence ATGGCAATTTCATTCACAGATCAGACGACTCCCTGCCAGTTGCAGGAAGGACAGGTGCAGGCGCGCCAACTGCGCGGCGGCGTGCGCATTCGTGTCACCCGCGGACTGGTGTGGTTGACCATCAGCGGTTGCCGCGATGACATCTGGATCACGCCTGCACGCAGCTTCGAGTATCACGGACAGGGATTGGCTACGTTCGAGGCGGTGTACGGTGCGGCCGAGTTCTGCGTGTCGCCGCTGGTGCAGCGTGGCTGCCATGCCAAGGCTGGCGAGACGATGCGTATCAGCAAGCTCCTGCCGCATGGCCTGATCCGCTGGTTCTGA
- a CDS encoding ABC transporter ATP-binding protein, translating into MFSWFEKLVHPYPETHPLPPPRGFMRFIWFCTKGVRPYIAAMTLMTAIIGVFEALLFAALGRIVDWLAKVQPSQLWAQEGHTLVWLVVILAASPLLIALQTLYKHQTLAGNFPMLLRWNFHRLMLSQSMSFYQNEFAGRVATKVMQSALAVRDFCMIVGDILVFITIYFATLVGVVGSFDMWMLAPFFIWLAAFAVAMRYFVPRLSAVARNQADARSLMTGRITDAYTNIATVKLFSHAGREADYARSAMREFLTTVNRQMRLVSGFEVVNHMLNMVLIIGATGGSLYLWTQGKVGVGAVAASTAMALRLNGIAHWVMWEMSSLFEHVGTVQDGINTLARAHDVKDAPDAKPLQVRQGELRFEGVSFSYGGAAPRPVVDQLDLVIRPGEKIGLVGRSGAGKSTIVNLLLRFYDIEGGRITIDGQDIAHVTQDSLRAQIGMVTQDTSLLHRSVRENVIYGRPEASDAEMIHAAQRAEAHDFIGTLADAKGRTGYDAHVGERGVKLSGGQRQRIAIARVMLKDAPILLLDEATSALDSEVEAAIQTSLYKLMEGKTVVAIAHRLSTIAAMDRLIVLDQGRIVEQGTHAELLAANGLYARLWSHQSGGFLGEEEEDEVATV; encoded by the coding sequence ATGTTCAGCTGGTTTGAAAAACTGGTCCATCCCTACCCCGAGACGCACCCGCTGCCGCCGCCGCGTGGCTTCATGCGCTTCATCTGGTTCTGTACCAAGGGTGTGCGTCCCTACATCGCCGCCATGACCCTGATGACGGCCATCATCGGCGTATTCGAAGCGCTGCTGTTTGCCGCACTGGGCCGCATCGTCGACTGGCTGGCCAAGGTGCAGCCATCTCAATTGTGGGCACAGGAAGGCCATACGCTGGTGTGGCTGGTGGTGATCCTGGCGGCCAGTCCGCTGCTCATCGCCTTGCAGACCCTGTACAAGCACCAAACCCTGGCCGGCAACTTCCCCATGTTGCTGCGCTGGAATTTCCACCGCCTCATGTTGAGCCAGAGCATGAGCTTCTACCAGAACGAATTCGCCGGACGGGTCGCCACCAAGGTCATGCAAAGTGCGCTGGCGGTACGCGACTTCTGCATGATCGTGGGCGATATCCTGGTATTCATCACCATCTATTTCGCCACCTTGGTCGGCGTGGTCGGCAGCTTCGACATGTGGATGCTGGCGCCCTTCTTCATCTGGCTGGCCGCCTTTGCGGTGGCCATGCGTTACTTCGTGCCGCGCCTGTCGGCGGTGGCGCGCAATCAGGCCGATGCACGGTCGCTGATGACCGGACGCATCACCGATGCCTACACCAACATCGCCACCGTCAAGCTGTTCTCGCACGCCGGTCGCGAAGCCGATTACGCCCGCAGCGCCATGCGCGAATTTCTCACCACGGTCAATCGCCAGATGCGCCTGGTGTCGGGCTTCGAGGTGGTCAACCACATGCTCAACATGGTGCTCATCATCGGTGCCACTGGAGGCTCGCTGTATCTGTGGACGCAGGGCAAGGTGGGGGTCGGTGCGGTGGCGGCCAGCACGGCCATGGCACTGCGCTTGAACGGCATTGCGCACTGGGTGATGTGGGAAATGTCGTCGCTGTTCGAACACGTGGGCACGGTGCAGGATGGCATCAATACCCTGGCGCGTGCCCATGATGTGAAGGATGCGCCGGATGCCAAGCCGCTGCAGGTGCGCCAGGGCGAGCTGCGTTTCGAGGGGGTGAGCTTCAGCTATGGCGGCGCCGCGCCGCGCCCGGTGGTGGACCAGCTGGACCTGGTGATCCGCCCCGGTGAAAAGATCGGCCTGGTGGGCCGCTCCGGCGCCGGCAAGTCGACCATCGTCAACCTGCTGCTGCGCTTCTACGATATCGAGGGTGGCCGCATCACCATCGATGGCCAGGATATCGCGCACGTGACGCAAGACAGCCTGCGCGCGCAGATCGGCATGGTCACCCAGGACACCTCCCTGCTGCACCGTTCGGTGCGCGAGAACGTGATCTATGGCCGTCCCGAGGCCAGCGATGCCGAGATGATCCACGCCGCCCAACGCGCCGAGGCCCATGACTTCATCGGCACCCTGGCCGACGCCAAGGGCCGCACCGGTTACGACGCGCATGTGGGCGAGCGCGGCGTGAAGCTCTCCGGCGGCCAGCGCCAGCGCATCGCCATTGCCCGCGTGATGTTGAAGGATGCGCCCATCCTGCTGCTGGACGAAGCCACCAGTGCGCTGGATTCGGAAGTGGAAGCGGCCATCCAGACCAGCCTCTACAAGCTCATGGAAGGCAAGACGGTGGTGGCCATTGCGCACCGCCTGTCGACCATTGCGGCGATGGATCGATTGATCGTGCTGGACCAGGGCCGCATCGTGGAACAAGGCACGCACGCCGAGCTGCTGGCGGCCAATGGACTGTATGCGCGCTTGTGGTCGCACCAGAGTGGTGGGTTCCTGGGTGAAGAGGAAGAGGATGAAGTGGCGACGGTGTGA
- a CDS encoding ABC transporter ATP-binding protein/permease, with translation MPERQPDPSSPATPTNPTPTGDPHGLNRASRADIWRLVKPFWVSEEKWKAWALLVSIIALNLGMVYINVRLNSWNRDMYNVLQSRDYPQFKSLLWQFSGLAFVFVAIAIYSVYLKQALQIRWRYWMSTRYLDRWLAHRAYYRIEQGQQGRLSDNPDQRIAEDLHALTSDTLALVLGFISSSVTLFSFIHILWSVSGPLTFSALGQSWVIPGYMVWFVIAYATIGSSVVWWIGRPLVGLSFDQERFEANFRFGLIRVREHAEAVALYRGEPQERAQLTARLDDIRENWWNIMRLTKKLNVAVNFYGQFAVIFPMLVSAPRYFSGAISLGVLMQISDAFGQVQDALSWFINAFSTLASWKASINRLAGFHADVERASGMTRSIEVAPYSGSAVTVAGLQLSFPDGRPMMSRLDARVESGEHVLISGPSGCGKSTLIRAMADIWPYGEGRIALPQDAPAMFLPQRSYLPIGTLRAALSYPAAEGSFDDALITRYLGLCRLSHLAAQLDVAANWSQALSPGEQQRLAFVRVFLNRPRIVFLDEASSAMDGETEETLYAALPRELPGLTVISIAHRETLARFHDVRWKFVPSATEEGAGHRVDMLPIAA, from the coding sequence ATGCCCGAACGCCAGCCCGATCCATCATCTCCTGCCACTCCTACGAACCCAACCCCAACGGGCGACCCCCATGGCCTCAATCGCGCCAGCCGCGCCGACATATGGCGCCTGGTCAAGCCGTTCTGGGTCTCGGAAGAGAAGTGGAAGGCCTGGGCGCTGCTGGTGTCCATCATTGCCTTGAACCTGGGCATGGTCTACATCAACGTGCGGCTCAATTCCTGGAACCGCGACATGTACAACGTGCTGCAGTCGCGCGACTATCCGCAGTTCAAGTCGCTGCTGTGGCAATTCTCGGGCCTGGCCTTCGTCTTCGTGGCCATTGCCATCTACAGCGTCTATCTCAAGCAGGCGCTGCAGATCCGCTGGCGCTACTGGATGAGCACGCGCTACCTCGACCGCTGGCTGGCCCATCGCGCCTACTACCGCATTGAACAGGGCCAGCAGGGCCGGCTCTCGGACAACCCCGACCAGCGCATTGCCGAAGACCTGCACGCGCTCACCTCCGATACGCTCGCGTTGGTGCTGGGTTTCATCTCCAGCAGCGTGACCCTGTTTTCCTTCATTCACATCCTGTGGTCGGTGAGCGGGCCGTTGACGTTTTCTGCACTAGGGCAATCCTGGGTCATCCCTGGCTACATGGTCTGGTTCGTGATCGCCTATGCCACCATCGGCTCCAGTGTGGTGTGGTGGATCGGTCGTCCGCTGGTGGGCCTGAGCTTCGACCAGGAGCGCTTCGAGGCCAACTTCCGTTTCGGCCTGATCCGCGTGCGCGAACATGCCGAGGCGGTGGCCCTGTATCGCGGCGAGCCGCAGGAGCGTGCGCAATTGACGGCGCGCCTGGATGACATCCGCGAGAACTGGTGGAACATCATGCGGCTGACCAAGAAGCTCAACGTGGCCGTCAATTTCTATGGCCAGTTTGCAGTGATCTTCCCCATGCTGGTCTCGGCCCCGCGCTATTTCTCGGGCGCCATTTCGCTGGGTGTGCTCATGCAGATCAGCGATGCCTTCGGCCAGGTGCAGGATGCCTTGTCCTGGTTCATCAATGCCTTCAGCACACTGGCTAGCTGGAAGGCCAGCATCAACCGCCTGGCCGGGTTTCATGCCGATGTCGAGCGCGCCTCCGGCATGACCCGCAGCATCGAAGTCGCTCCCTACAGCGGCAGCGCCGTGACGGTGGCGGGTCTGCAGTTGTCCTTCCCGGATGGCCGCCCGATGATGAGCCGCCTCGACGCCCGCGTGGAGTCGGGCGAGCATGTCTTGATCAGCGGTCCTTCCGGCTGCGGCAAGTCTACGTTGATCCGAGCCATGGCCGATATCTGGCCCTATGGCGAGGGCCGCATTGCCTTGCCGCAGGATGCCCCGGCCATGTTCCTGCCCCAGCGCAGCTACCTGCCCATCGGCACGCTGCGGGCGGCGCTCTCGTATCCGGCCGCCGAAGGCAGTTTCGACGATGCCCTGATCACACGCTACCTCGGCCTGTGTCGCCTGTCGCACCTGGCCGCACAGCTCGATGTGGCCGCCAACTGGAGCCAGGCACTGTCGCCGGGCGAGCAGCAGCGACTGGCCTTTGTGCGGGTGTTCCTCAATCGTCCGCGCATCGTCTTTCTCGATGAAGCCAGCAGCGCCATGGATGGCGAGACCGAAGAAACACTCTACGCCGCCTTGCCGCGCGAATTGCCGGGCCTGACCGTGATCAGCATCGCGCACCGCGAAACGCTGGCGCGCTTCCATGACGTGCGCTGGAAATTCGTTCCCAGCGCCACAGAAGAAGGGGCTGGGCACCGGGTGGACATGCTGCCCATTGCCGCTTGA
- a CDS encoding methyl-accepting chemotaxis protein → MNPLTPKRRSLSVAARLALSFALVLAMLLVLTVVSISKVNAIEGSLKRVSEDNSVKQRYAINFRGSVHDRAIALRDLTLVGDPEVKDVVALIDKLDADYQQSAKPLDHIFATMQVNAEERASLERIKAIEARTMPLAAKTIAARQAGDLDGARQLLLTQVKPAFVEWLAAINHLIDLEEHMSQAESAKARSNAHGFQAFMLVLLGVALVAGVVLATLITRAIRGALGAEPDEVKEVALAVDRGELYHAVALPAGGAGQRQSIMAVLSEMSGNLRGTVTRVRDAAAGVATISAQIAAGNSDLSARTEDQASSLQETASAMEQLTATVKQNDGHARQANQLAHNASEIARQGGAIVDQVVDTMSAINTSSRKIVDIIGVIDGIAFQTNILALNAAVEAARAGEQGRGFAVVATEVRNLAQRSAAAAKEIKQLIDASVGNVDSGTRLVEQAGQTMEQIVASVQQVTDVMGEISAASHEQSLGIEEVNKAIALMDQVTQHNAALVEQASAAVATLQEQAVSLNQAVGVFQLEAPQEGAVVVTSTAPVLQTVQVPTQVAPALEMARRAA, encoded by the coding sequence ATGAACCCCCTCACCCCCAAGCGCCGTTCGCTCAGCGTCGCGGCCCGACTGGCATTGAGTTTCGCGCTGGTACTGGCGATGCTGCTGGTGCTCACCGTGGTCAGCATTTCCAAGGTCAACGCCATCGAGGGCAGCCTGAAAAGGGTCAGCGAAGACAATAGCGTCAAGCAGCGCTATGCCATCAACTTCCGCGGCAGCGTCCATGACCGGGCCATCGCCCTGCGTGACCTGACCCTGGTGGGCGACCCCGAGGTCAAGGACGTGGTCGCCTTGATCGACAAGCTCGATGCCGACTATCAGCAATCGGCCAAGCCGCTGGACCACATCTTTGCGACCATGCAGGTCAATGCCGAGGAACGTGCCAGCCTGGAACGCATCAAGGCCATCGAAGCCCGCACCATGCCGCTGGCAGCCAAGACCATCGCCGCACGCCAGGCCGGTGACCTGGACGGTGCACGGCAACTGTTGCTGACCCAGGTCAAGCCGGCCTTCGTCGAGTGGCTGGCGGCCATCAATCACCTGATCGACCTGGAAGAACACATGAGCCAGGCCGAGTCGGCCAAGGCACGCAGCAACGCGCACGGTTTCCAGGCCTTCATGCTGGTGCTGCTGGGCGTGGCGCTGGTGGCCGGGGTGGTGCTGGCCACCCTGATTACCCGCGCCATCCGAGGCGCCTTGGGAGCGGAACCGGATGAGGTCAAGGAGGTGGCGCTGGCGGTCGATCGCGGCGAGCTGTATCACGCCGTAGCCCTGCCCGCAGGTGGCGCGGGCCAGCGCCAGAGCATCATGGCCGTGCTCTCCGAGATGAGCGGCAACCTGCGCGGCACCGTCACCCGCGTGCGCGATGCGGCGGCGGGTGTGGCCACCATCAGCGCCCAGATCGCCGCCGGCAACAGCGACCTGTCGGCACGCACCGAAGACCAGGCCTCCTCGCTGCAAGAAACCGCCTCGGCCATGGAACAGTTGACGGCCACCGTCAAGCAGAACGACGGTCATGCCCGGCAAGCCAACCAGCTGGCCCACAATGCCTCCGAGATTGCGCGCCAGGGCGGTGCCATCGTGGACCAGGTGGTCGATACCATGAGCGCCATCAACACCTCTTCGCGCAAGATCGTGGACATCATCGGCGTGATCGATGGCATCGCCTTCCAGACCAATATCCTGGCCTTGAATGCGGCGGTGGAAGCCGCCCGCGCCGGCGAGCAGGGTCGCGGCTTTGCGGTGGTGGCTACCGAAGTGCGCAACCTGGCCCAGCGCAGTGCTGCCGCAGCCAAGGAGATCAAGCAATTGATCGATGCCTCGGTGGGCAATGTGGACAGTGGCACGCGCCTGGTGGAACAGGCCGGCCAGACCATGGAACAGATCGTGGCCAGCGTGCAGCAGGTCACCGATGTGATGGGCGAGATCTCGGCAGCCAGCCATGAGCAAAGCCTGGGCATCGAGGAAGTCAACAAGGCCATCGCCTTGATGGACCAGGTCACCCAGCACAATGCGGCCCTGGTCGAGCAGGCCAGTGCCGCCGTGGCCACCTTGCAGGAACAAGCGGTCAGCCTGAACCAGGCGGTGGGCGTGTTCCAGCTGGAGGCACCGCAGGAAGGCGCAGTCGTGGTGACCAGCACGGCCCCGGTGCTGCAGACGGTGCAGGTGCCGACACAGGTGGCACCGGCACTGGAGATGGCGCGCCGGGCGGCGTGA
- the lipB gene encoding lipoyl(octanoyl) transferase LipB, with translation MQTALPPASAAPAGAARPQIVRRGVEPYEASFAAMRAYTDARSADTPDQLWIVEHPPVYTLGLGADRAHVLNPHDIPIVQTDRGGEVTYHGPGQVVIYLLMDLRRNRSGARLFAREFVHNIEEAVIATLAAYNLAGVRKEGAPGIYAADGPWQGAKVAALGLKIRGNGCTYHGVSLNVAMDLAPFSWINPCGYEGLATVDMQTLGATNARLADVQDLLADQLIARFAGMA, from the coding sequence ATGCAAACCGCACTACCACCCGCCAGCGCCGCGCCGGCTGGCGCCGCCCGGCCGCAGATCGTCCGGCGCGGCGTCGAGCCCTACGAGGCCAGCTTCGCCGCCATGCGCGCCTACACCGATGCGCGCTCCGCCGACACCCCCGACCAGCTCTGGATCGTCGAGCATCCCCCGGTCTATACGCTGGGCCTGGGTGCGGATCGCGCCCATGTGTTGAATCCGCACGACATTCCCATCGTCCAGACCGACCGTGGCGGCGAAGTCACCTACCACGGCCCCGGCCAGGTGGTGATCTACCTGTTGATGGACCTGCGCCGCAATCGCAGTGGAGCCCGCCTGTTCGCCCGTGAATTCGTGCACAACATCGAAGAGGCGGTCATCGCCACGCTGGCGGCGTATAATCTGGCCGGTGTACGCAAGGAGGGCGCGCCCGGCATCTACGCTGCCGACGGCCCCTGGCAGGGCGCCAAGGTGGCTGCGCTGGGCTTGAAGATCCGCGGCAACGGCTGCACCTACCACGGCGTATCGCTCAATGTGGCGATGGACCTGGCACCGTTTTCCTGGATCAACCCCTGCGGCTACGAAGGCCTGGCCACCGTGGACATGCAGACCCTAGGGGCTACCAACGCCCGCCTGGCCGATGTCCAGGACTTGCTTGCCGACCAACTGATCGCCCGCTTCGCGGGCATGGCTTGA
- a CDS encoding HP0495 family protein, translating into MTMPTISPEESLIEYPSDFPIKVVGITHDAFAETIVAMVIEHDPEFHAGKVEMRPSTQGKYLSLTLTVRATSRTQLDNIYRALSTHEMVKFVL; encoded by the coding sequence ATGACTATGCCCACTATCTCCCCTGAAGAATCCCTGATCGAGTATCCCAGCGACTTCCCCATCAAGGTGGTCGGGATCACCCACGACGCCTTCGCCGAGACCATCGTCGCCATGGTCATCGAGCATGACCCCGAGTTTCATGCCGGCAAGGTCGAGATGCGTCCCTCCACCCAGGGCAAATACCTGTCGCTGACCCTGACCGTGCGCGCCACCAGCCGCACCCAGCTCGACAATATCTATCGCGCCTTGTCCACCCACGAGATGGTCAAGTTCGTGCTCTGA
- the lipA gene encoding lipoyl synthase — protein MTTELTPAADSSSNATGSARANPLDKQKGAGKTAWIPIKVVAAEKLKKPDWIRVKAGSPTTRFYEIKDILRSNNLVTVCEEASCPNIGECFGKGTATFMIMGDKCTRRCPFCDVGHGRPDPLDPNEPENLAKTIAQLRLSYVVITSVDRDDLRDGGAAHFAACIQRVRELSPETRIEILTPDFRGRMDRALEILKMAPPDVMNHNLETAPRLYKEARPGSDYEYSLSLLKRFKDLHPEVPTKSGIMVGLGETDEEVLQVMRDMRAHNVDMLTIGQYLMPSGDHLPVRRYVHPDTFKMYEEEAYKMGFVHAAVGAMVRSSYHADQQAHGLV, from the coding sequence ATGACGACCGAACTCACTCCCGCAGCAGATTCTTCCTCCAACGCCACCGGCTCGGCGCGCGCCAACCCGCTGGACAAGCAGAAGGGCGCCGGCAAGACCGCCTGGATCCCGATCAAGGTGGTGGCCGCCGAAAAGCTGAAGAAGCCGGACTGGATTCGCGTCAAGGCCGGTTCGCCCACCACCCGTTTCTACGAGATCAAGGACATCCTGCGCTCCAACAACCTGGTGACGGTCTGTGAGGAAGCCTCCTGCCCCAACATCGGCGAATGCTTCGGCAAGGGCACCGCGACTTTCATGATCATGGGCGACAAGTGCACCCGCCGTTGCCCCTTCTGCGACGTCGGCCACGGCCGCCCCGATCCGCTGGACCCCAACGAGCCGGAAAACCTGGCCAAGACCATCGCCCAACTGCGTCTGTCCTACGTGGTCATCACCAGCGTGGACCGTGATGACCTGCGCGACGGCGGCGCCGCCCACTTCGCCGCCTGCATCCAGCGCGTGCGCGAACTGTCGCCCGAGACCCGCATCGAGATCCTGACCCCGGACTTCCGCGGCCGCATGGACCGCGCCCTGGAAATCCTCAAGATGGCCCCGCCGGACGTGATGAACCACAACCTGGAAACCGCACCGCGCCTGTACAAGGAAGCCCGTCCGGGTTCGGATTACGAATACTCGCTGAGCCTGTTGAAGCGCTTCAAGGACCTGCACCCGGAAGTGCCCACCAAGTCCGGCATCATGGTGGGGCTGGGCGAGACCGATGAAGAAGTGCTGCAGGTCATGCGCGACATGCGCGCCCACAACGTCGATATGCTGACCATCGGCCAATACCTCATGCCCAGCGGCGACCACCTGCCGGTGCGTCGCTACGTGCACCCGGACACCTTCAAGATGTACGAGGAAGAAGCCTACAAGATGGGCTTCGTGCACGCTGCTGTGGGTGCCATGGTGCGTTCCAGCTACCATGCGGACCAGCAGGCGCACGGGCTGGTCTGA